TTCTTTCCCAGTTTTGAAGACGGTAAGTTTTTCCGCAATAATCCAAAATTTTggtttcaataaatacaaatcttGATACATTTTCAAGTCTTACACTGGAagctttttgtttctttgtggcTGTTTTACAAAGTCCCAGGTCCCTGTGAGCCAGAAGATCTTATTGATGGGATTATCTTTGCCGCTAACTACCTTGGCTGCACTCAAGTGCTGTCTGACAAGAATCCATCCAAGACAGTTCGCATGTCGCAGGCCCATGAAGCCGTCAGTCGTATTAAGGTAGATTGCCTCTTTGTTAAATCATCTCCGCAtaaatcgatattttttttagacCATTTATCAAGTTAGCTCTCAAGAATGAATTTAGTTTTGTATTGCCGCCACACGATGGCGCTGTTGTACGTACTCGTttcaattcctttttttttcattaaaaagaGCCAAGATGAAATGATGATGACTGAAGTCGACCTGTTTATCTCCACCAAAACGGTCAAGGTGCTCAACGCCGACACACAGGTGAGGAAAACTGGATCAAGTTTTGCTTTTATTCTTATGCGGGAAATTCCTTCTTGTTTTTCCCTCCAGGACACAATGATGGACAGCGCTTTGCGAACCATCTCTTATATCGCTGACATCGGCAGCATTGTGGTTCTGATGGCACGCAGGCGTTTGTCTCCGACGTCGACTGAGGATTTTTCGGAATCTGTGGAGTCCGGCGGCGAAGGGACCAGTCAGTACGGCATGATCTGCTACGTCTTTGAATCCGAGGACGTAAGTAGTCTTGAGACAATTGAATTTCATCGGGgaaaatggattaaaatgatttgAATTCTGAGCGTGTAAATTTCTCTGAAGACGCCGCTGTCGTTGTTGTCaactgtgatgttttttttgctgagtcATATCCGACCTCCCACAGGCCCAGCTCATCGCGCAATCCATCGGTCAGGCCTTCAGCGTGGCCTACAGAGAATTCCTGAGAGCCAACGGCATCAATCCGACAGatttaagtcaaaaacaatacaGCGACATCATCAACTCACAGGAAATGTACCACGACGACCTCATCCATTTCTCCAACTCGGATAACTGTAAAGAGGTACGTGTCAAAGCAGGAGGAAGATTCAGAGCAGATACAAATTTGACAACATCTTATGTGTTGTAGGTGTGGGTGGAGAAGCAGAAAGGGGAGAACCTCGGGGTGGTGATTGTGGAATCGGGCTGGGGTTCCATTTTGCCCACGGTGATCCTCGCCGGAATGCTGAACAGCGGTCCAGCGGCACGCTCTGGCAAACTCAGCGTTGGCGATCAGATTATGTCCATCAATGACACCAGCCTGGTTGGGCTTCCTCTCGCCACCTGTCAGGGTATCATCAAGGTACATCCTGGTCACAAATTTCCATCCGCTTTAAAAAAAGACCAAACAACATAGCGTGTGTGGTGTCTTCCAGGGTTTGAAGCAACAGGTGAAAGTAAAGATGAGTATTGTAAGCTGCCCTCCTGTCACCACCGTCCTCATCAAGCGACCAGATCTTAAATTCCAGCTCGGCTTCAGTGTTCAAAATGGCATAGTGAGTGTCTGGGGGCGAAAATGGTGGGATGAGGGAGAGACATGCGCATGAgatgtttttcctcattttcaGATCTGCAGCCTGATGCGAGGCGGGATCGCCGAGAGAGGCGGGGTTCGCGTAGGCCATCGAATCATAGAGATAAACGGTCAAAGCGTGGTTGCTATGCCGCATGAAAAAATCGTGCAGACTCTGTCCGTGTCGGTGGGTGAGGTAAGGACAATTGGTTTCTCCTTTTGTCGTCGTTTCTGCTGATTTAAATAAACTGGTTGCTAGCAGCACTTGAACATCTGCTGGGTGCCATCTGCttcctacaaaaaaagaaaactggatCATCACGCTAACATCTTGAAACGGGTTTATGACATGttgaacatttgaaaaaataaattatgacGCACTATGACACTTgtttgatgtttattttgatCCAATTCAACTCTAAATATGCAAGATAAATCTATTTGTTATTCATTATTAATCGAACAACGTAAATTCGTGAGTTGGagtatgcagaaaaaaaaacaagccagcAAATACAACACAAGATTCAGCAATTCTCGATTGTGAGACAGATGGGCTACTCACTAATTGACCCTGCTGGGAATTAATAAATGTAATTTATGAATTAATTAAAGGGGGTTACAATTTTTGTAATGATGACACATTCTTCTATCAATCTGTACCAGATCAACATGAAGACAATGCCGGCCGTCATGTTCAGACTGCTCACCGGACAGGAGACGCCATCCTACATTTGAAGACGCAACGAGTTATattttgatcatttcttcatatcATTTAGGGGCCTCTCATTGCACAATGCTGTAAAGAGGCTCCGGTTGTCATTTCAGGTTTAATCTTGAATTACATTCTCATAATGGCCTTACGATGTGAATTCTGTCGTGTTGTGCGTGAATGTGGAAGAGAAATAGCTTAACGGTCACTTTTATTTTCCTATGAAAAAAGTGCATTTATATTTTAGTTAGTCATTTTTATAGTGTCTATGTAATTGTACTGTAAATACTACGGATTACTCAAGGACTGGATTGGGAAGGCCATATTACTCTCGTACAGTATATGCATGGTATAATGATGGATTTCTGACCAAGAATTCATAATAATCTATTACAGCAAGTATTCTACATGTACTGTATTACACTGTACAAAGCCACTAAATTATGTGTAGTATGGAGATGCTGAAGGCCAAAGACACTCCTTCATTTTGAAATGCAGTTTTAAGAGATAACCTTTACAAGAGCGGACAAGAATGTACATTACGGAATGAATGTAATCGTGTAACACAAATATTACAGTCTCATTGCTTCATTCTtgtttgctttcattttttttatattaaggtatcattgaaaaaaataacacaagTAGATATGtcataaaacatttcattttaccACACTTCCTTATtacattatatataatattatgacAAGCAGTATAGCATACTATATATCACTAATAATACATTTGCCACAATCCTACAGGATCTACATATTTTAGTCATTTCAGGCCAATATTAAgactaaaaacaaaaagttctGTGTTCATTAACACTACAGTGCATGGATTCcatacaaaataaatgtatatttaCAAGTACGTTTAAATTACAAAGAACAAACATAGGAACATTTGACACAGAAACGAGTGACATCCAACAATCTCGTTCAGTAACGCATCCTGTCGATTTTCAAGTATTGATCGCAAATCTTGTCGACGGGGACTCATAGACGTTCCTGAAAAGTAAAAACGAAAAAGGACAAatcagtgcttttttttcttctacgaATATATCCACAAAATCTGATAACCTGATTCTTCCTTGACAATTGTGtcctatttattgtttgtggggCGTTAAAATACGAGGCGTCTCAAAACTGTTTTCCCTAATAAAAACACTAGGGAGCGTCGTTTTCCGTTGCAGCTTGTTAGTAGGCTGCATGTGCAATTCAGTTTCAAATGTCAAGTAGAAGTGATATAACCAGATGATCAATATATAAagtgattgtttttatttttttgaatttttatttttattgtctgaacaaaaaaaatgcttatatgatcacgaagacatgatgaatctcatCAAAATAATATATGTAGTGATTATACTGACCACTATGACCTCGGGCGTTGTGCATGGAGatactgtgacatcatcaaggaTGGCTGAATTCACATATGTGGCGCCGTAAGAAATGTCCTCATCTTCAAAACTGTCAACACCCACGCTGAAAGCCTCTCTCATCTTCTCAGGTACTATCCAGTTCATTACCACCACCAGAACCCCAATGACGGCGCACAGCACACCTATGAAAGATTTCACTTCtgtcaaaaccaaacaaaaagttaTGAAATCTCTCTGTTAGTTACTCACCGGTTGCCAGAGCGAACCAGAATGAAAAGCTGTATGCCGCTTTAAACGTGGCGGTTCCGATGGAGAAAACACAGCTGGGCGCTTGCATGATGGTGGCGAAGGCAGCCATGGAGATGAAGATGAAGGCAGCCGTAGCCAACATCATATAGCCGGCGTATAAAATAACCGGCATGGAGAAGAGGATGTTGGCCAGCATCCAGCAGCAAAAGGCCACCCTGATCGGAGCGCTCAGTTCATTTCTCCAACATTCCAACATCAGAAGACCACAAGACAATTTTACATACCAGAGTGTTGCAGATGCATATCGCCCAGAGTTTCTGTAGTGAAAGATGAGCCCGCACGGGCTGTTGAGAGTGAATTTCTCGGCGATGTATAGGATGGGGTTCGGGAGTCCTTTTTCCAACGCTTCCTTGTAATCGTCCTCGATCGTTTCACGCCAGCTGAACATCTCATTGTAGTCGATGGTTTCGTTCAGCTGAACAACGGGATTGCCTGCAGAGCAATCAAGGGGAATcaataatatatgtatatatttttttagttcttCACAATTGGTTTTGTCCGAGGGACCACTATTATAACCgagaagcaactcggggaccactgctttggcaaaATATTACTTTGCACCGAAAGAGGCTATTTATtagcatctgtatgtctattttgagaatctcagctacatttaaATGATTCACATAACTcgttggaaaataaatcaagtctaaataataaatccattttgttttaaaaaatgttccATTTCGCGGACCgcctgcaataccgccacggCCCACTAGATGGCCGCGAACCCCCGGGTGACAATCCCTGGTTTATCTGCGCTTATCTGGGGACTGCTACGACTTGCTGTGATGTATTAGTAAGCATTATTGTACTCAAGTAATTTCTTCAGCATCCTTCTTCCAGACAGTCTTCCAATTGCAATCTCTAATGGAACTGAACCTAATTCATTCAATGTTAAATACTCAATATTCTTAATGAACTCAACAAGATTCTTTCAGGGTTCATTTGTATTCGGCTAAGGTCTCCTTAATCGACTATGGAGGAAAGTAATCGATCGTTTGTTGCGTAGGAAAACGAACCTCCATTCTAAGGCCCATTCCTGGGAAGAAATTTCAAATAGAGACGTGTTTCGGATTTTTTCTCTCGTGGGTTTGTCACTATAAGACATTGTAACTCACCTTTCAGGGTAACATTGATGCCGTACAGGCCAACGTGTAATCCAACGTCAGCATTAACCAACGCACTGCTGAAAGACTTGTAAGTGGTATTTGTGCTTATACGAGCCTCGGCCCAATTGTCAGTAAAGTTGAGTGCTGCAAGAAAAGAAAGGCCAGCAGGGAACAATGAAAAGGTGAGCTTTATGAAAAggcttggggggaaaaaaaattgtactcaCCCACGATGACAGCGCCGATAAACAAGCTCAAAATGATCCTTAAGAACCAGAACAGCCGCTGATTGTAAAAGGAAAAGACAAAGTGTGAAAATTGTTCGAATGGAGATTTGTAAAAATTTGAGAGGCTTCACTCACCGATTTTCCTCGAATCCCTGGCAGAATAAATAGTAGGCTGAGCGCAGACACGAGGAAACACACAATAACGGTGAGCAAATGGCCATTGAAGATGACAGACGTCCTTCGCATATTGTAAAAAGGATAGACGTCATCGTAGAAAGTCATgtcggctttggcttcttgtGGCTGAGGACAAAAATGAACACAGTTGTTGCTGAGGGGGAACGCTTTGACCAAGTATCAAACGCTTGCTGGGTCCAAACCTGAATCTTGGAAGAGGAAGCAGCGGGTGTAACTCATAAGGAAACATGCAGCTCTTTTATACACAAGGAAGAGGATGCTTTGCCTTCACAAAAGTAGGAAAGAGGTGTGATTTAGAGTCAAGGACCAAGCCCATCTGGGAATTTCAGGTCACATGTTTTTGATAAAGCAAAAGACACTTGAGCACCTCTTATCTACTCCTGCGCTGGAGATCAACTGCTACACAGGTAAAGAAGACTCTTcttcataaatacataaaaacaatACACTGATTCCCAACTActattgtaattatttttgtacAAATACTGTGACTTTATAAatactgtatttatttaaaatatgtgCAGAGCTCACGAATGTCTggcaaagtttttttcttttagaagAAAGCCGGTAGAATGTTTTTGCTGCTATAACAAAGCTTTTAATACAATCTAGAATCTTAAAAGAAGGTCAATTGAACGTTCATTGAATAGAATAAactcaaaaattcaaaattgtggacATTTTATAACGTGGATTCTTACCTAGATCTAATGCAACATCCTTGAATAATCTcccattataaaaaaataaataataataataatccaagtTTGCTGGAGGTTGCACACAAACAATCCCCGCAGTAGGTAAAAGCGAATTAACGTTATTTTTCCTTTACCTGAACTTTTCAGAAGTCTTCCACGGCTGTTGGCTGCAGACTGAGCTCAGGAGCCTCTCTGCATCAATGGATTTGCGTAAGCGGGTTTGGAGTGTTTGTGCAGTGTTCGGCTTGCTGCTCATCGTAGGTGAGAAAATGACCAAGTGAACAAAATTGAAGTTCGAACCCAGAGTGGACAACGTTGGTAGTAAAACGGCTTTTGGATACATTCCAACAGATTCGCGGTGTGAAATAACGTGGGAAGTTCCTCGCTTTGATGGCTGGTACAACAGTTTAGGTGATCCCAAACGTGGAGCAGTGGGTGAGTAAAGACTATTTGTATTTTAATATACTGATCATCCCAATAAAGACGCCAATCGATTTTCCGAGCACACGTCAACCACGGTTGATTCCAGTGTGACAGTATGCGCGACCTTACTTTTCCCATAGACACTAGGGGGAGCTCTAATTTCATCTCCTGACTGGGCTACCTCatccaacaaaataaaatacctgggtaaaagtgaaaaaagaaaaagaccaaCCACAACCAAAATTCCATTCAAAAtttcaaagctctcaatttTCTACTAGGTCCTTCACTAGAGTAGTATTAAAAGTTGCTAAATCTGTCAAAAACCCTTATAACTTGGCATAAATGTTGTTGCCCCCCGCAGGTTCTCACCTTGTGCGGCTGGTACCTGCTAACTTCCGGGATGGCGTCTACCAAGCAAAGAACGAGTCCGAGTTGCCCAATCCAAGAAACCTGAGCCGCACTCTCAGCGTCGGCCCTTCGGGGTTGCCCTCTACGCGAAACCACACTGTCTTATCTTTGATTTTTGGTAAATATACCTTACCTGTAATCCTTTGAGATAGTTCAGATAAATCGCACCATCAAGGAAGTTTTGGGGTTAATTATTTacctatttatatatatttattgacCGCTGGGGGAAATTCAGATTTGTATGTAAATAAAGAAACAAGAGTCATAAGGAAGTAGATGTTTCCCTGAACTTCCACTTATTGTACATTTTAACTTACAAATGTTTCATATTACAGGTCATCATGTTGCGTTTGAAATCATGAACTCATGGACTCCTGGGTGCCCTCCTGAATTCATGAACATCCCAGTGCCTAAAGGGGACCCTGTTTTTGACCCAAATAGCACCGGGAAAGTTCTGCTTCCCTTTCAGAGAGGACCATGGGATAAAGACACGGGCCAGAGTCCCGGCAACCCTCGCACACAGGTTTTACTGGATTTATTATTTGGTGTAGCTACTTTGTTCAGATATCGATAATCTGTGATATCATGACGATAATAATAATCGTTGATATTTTTGAATTAGTCCCAGTGTTTCTTCTCTGTATTTACTAAATCAAATACTTTTGTAGGTCAACTTTGTCACCGCCTGGATTGATGGCAGCTCCATCTATGGCCCATCCACTTCCTGGTCAGACTCCCTGAGAAACTTTTCTGATGGGCTGCTCATGACCGGGAAATGGAACATGCCGAGACAGACGACCGGTCAAAGTTTCATATGGAGTGCCGCCGACCCCACAACAGGTGATCATGAACCTCAAGGCCTCTACGGTAAGGTGTATTTTCTATTTTCCTCCTTCATGTAAGAACTTTATTTTTAAGATCACATCAACTCCATCTTCTGTCTCCAGAGTTGGGAAATGCTTGGGGCAACGAGAATGTGTTCACAGCAGCAGAAGGGATAATCTGGTTTCGTTACCACAATTATTTAGCCACTAAATTGCGTAAGGAGCACCCAAAGTGGTCAGACGAAGAGTTGTTTCAAAATGCCAGGAAGACAGTCGTGGCCACATTCCAGGTAAAGGCGAAACATCCTCCTTTTTCAATGCAAGCGATGATTTTAAAAACAAGGTTGCGCCAattttaatgttgtttttttatgttcagataaaaaaaattcaattgtgacaacaataatataaaaatccAAAACTGTTTTATCTTAAAAACAGAATATTGCTCTGTACGAATGGCTGCCATCATACCTGAGAGGCAAAACTCTTCCGCCTTACCCAGGTAGGAATCGTTCATGACATTGAATTTTGGGATGAATCGTCTCTTTTATTGTAAAATTACGTACATTGTGATTTATCGATGCAGGATATCAGAAGTTTGTTGATCCCGCTATCTCTCCTGAGTTTCTGGCTGCCGCTATGAGATTAGGAATCACGATGGCACCCCCTGGTGTTTACATGAGGTATTTCTTCACTGTTTGTCGTAAATGATGGAACCATCCATTGAGGTTTACAAGTCGCATGTTCAATGGCCGCTTTCTTTTGTACAGAAACAGAACCTGCCATTTCCGAAAAGTCCTCAACCCTGATGGCAGTTTGTCGCCAGGATTGCGACTTTGTAACAGTTTTTGGAAACGTAAGGTATGACTTGACGCACTGTTTAATTTGTCCTTTGTCCCAActcacgacttttttttttttttaatttaagagtcatcattttcattttgtcaacAGGAGGTTAACGTGAACTCAAGCCACGATGTGGATGACCTCCTTATGGGCATGGCCTCTCAGATTGCAGAAGAAGTTGACCACATTGTTGTGGAGGACCTAAGAGGTGATCCACGTTGAAAAGTGCACATGATGAGGACAAATCGAATAACACAATTTTATCTGACCTCGACAGACTTCATGTACGGACCACTTAAGTTCACGCGCTCGGATCTGGTCGCCCTGACCATCCAGAGAGGACGAGACTTTGGCCTTCGCAGTTACACGGAGGTCAGGCAAGCTCTGGATCTGCCTTCTGTAGAGACATTCGGAGACATTAATCCTCAGATCAACAGCACCAACCCagaggtaaaattttattttgtagACAACAATTCATCATCGGCATCAAGCATGTGTGTAACATGAGGCTGTGTTTAACAGCTACTGCGAGAAGTTGCACAAATATATCATGGAGACGTCTCCAAATTAGAGCTCTTCCCTGGAGGACTGCTCGAGTCAATGGGTAGTCCAGGTCCAGTTTTTTCTGCTATAATCTTAGACCAGTTTGAACGCATAAGAAATGGCGATCGCTTCTGGTTTGAGAACAAACACAATGGGTGAGTTCCTTCCGTGCCGATCTCCATGTTCACATGATGTCACGGAAATCATCACCAATATTCAAGTTATTCCTCTCTCAGTTTATTCTCAGAAGACGAGATCCAAAGGATCTGTAACACGACTTTTCACGACGTCCTCGTTGCGGTCACAAATGCAAACGGTTCTGACATACAAAAGAGCGTATTCATCTGGAAGAAAGGTACATTTTTAATCCCAAACGAAAGTAACTGACTGAATACATGAGAATGATGTCACTATTGGCCCTTAGGTGATCCTTGTCCTCAACCCACCCAGCTAAATACCTCAATGCTCCATCCCTGCACCAATGCCACCAAACTCAATTACTTTGATGGGAGTAAAATTGGATTTGGGATATGGATTATCATTCTGTTCCTCTTTCCTGTTGGTCAGTATCATGCACTCACCTCCGTCTAGTCTTACACTTCATCGATGATAATCAACCAAATGCCCTTCACAGTGAGTTACTTCGTGGCTTGCACGGTAGCGCATCACCGCAAGTCCCGCTTCAGGAAGTTCCAGAAAAAAGGGAACCCCATTGGAAGAACGGCGACAATAGTTTCAGGATTTGCCGGTAAAATTATTAAAGTCTGATCTGGTGACCCTTTAGTCAGATATCCTGTGGTGTTAGCGGGCTAAATTGTCTCATAGctgtttttccccttcatagCCTGCGAGTGGCTGAACCATAAAAAGCCTCTGCATCCCGTCATGGTCGAGGTCATAGAGGAGAGGAAGCTGCAGATACGAGACAGATCTGGAGCTACTCTCCGCTGCTTGAATCTGAACAAACAACATCGCCTCAATGTGCTCCTCTCGTATGACCGCCATCAGAAAGCGCTTCTGCTCAAAGTGCCGAAGGAATACGACCTGGTTGGTTGCTGGAATCGGTAAAAGATCCAAATACTGTCACTGTAGCGTCAATTCTTTCTTTTGCTA
The window above is part of the Syngnathus typhle isolate RoL2023-S1 ecotype Sweden linkage group LG7, RoL_Styp_1.0, whole genome shotgun sequence genome. Proteins encoded here:
- the apba2a gene encoding amyloid-beta A4 precursor protein-binding family A member 2, with protein sequence MSREPRGDDMEDTCSEYDNVGSDVEQDCDEVLHLNRDGVMDTRFYKQYSSDDAGYVKNVAGKNGNDSSGVADQFTAHKSTERRNGSQPDAQPHKAGRQFRMRCTPVAREAAEGEEVAKVLENKFFFCDGDDIDEVLDGARFIEDLEDAEDHQRQAGPYQDNERIRKSCDEREREDDSGMTKNYTIPANRKCEATHIQEERHGKRRGRRPAGQDVEQMTSGVKSCATNKNERVKTSSKEGRKAPVRTKAKSSKQQPTPRNSHGQAPINNQKAQPRREPASVARPDASSNIQESEPRVVKPSPAVRHTPEQEKMPPEESQSQPQKLQQEEKPSPPVMQEQVPEQPRRPQSPDLHPDDESGSPKKTQEAAFFPSFEDVPGPCEPEDLIDGIIFAANYLGCTQVLSDKNPSKTVRMSQAHEAVSRIKSQDEMMMTEVDLFISTKTVKVLNADTQDTMMDSALRTISYIADIGSIVVLMARRRLSPTSTEDFSESVESGGEGTSQYGMICYVFESEDAQLIAQSIGQAFSVAYREFLRANGINPTDLSQKQYSDIINSQEMYHDDLIHFSNSDNCKEVWVEKQKGENLGVVIVESGWGSILPTVILAGMLNSGPAARSGKLSVGDQIMSINDTSLVGLPLATCQGIIKGLKQQVKVKMSIVSCPPVTTVLIKRPDLKFQLGFSVQNGIICSLMRGGIAERGGVRVGHRIIEINGQSVVAMPHEKIVQTLSVSVGEINMKTMPAVMFRLLTGQETPSYI
- the duox2 gene encoding dual oxidase maturation factor 2 encodes the protein MTFYDDVYPFYNMRRTSVIFNGHLLTVIVCFLVSALSLLFILPGIRGKSRLFWFLRIILSLFIGAVIVALNFTDNWAEARISTNTTYKSFSSALVNADVGLHVGLYGINVTLKGNPVVQLNETIDYNEMFSWRETIEDDYKEALEKGLPNPILYIAEKFTLNSPCGLIFHYRNSGRYASATLWVAFCCWMLANILFSMPVILYAGYMMLATAAFIFISMAAFATIMQAPSCVFSIGTATFKAAYSFSFWFALATGVLCAVIGVLVVVMNWIVPEKMREAFSVGVDSFEDEDISYGATYVNSAILDDVTVSPCTTPEVIVERL